Proteins from one Coffea arabica cultivar ET-39 chromosome 8c, Coffea Arabica ET-39 HiFi, whole genome shotgun sequence genomic window:
- the LOC113706853 gene encoding uncharacterized protein isoform X1 codes for MERIIGEKYKLGRKIGGGSFGVIYLATHIDTGEIVAIKIESKQTKHPQLMYEAKLYNILQGGSGIANIKWHGADGDDNVLVLDLLGPSLEDLFVYCGTKFSLKTVLMLADQMITRIEYVHSKGFLHRDVKPDNFLMGLGRKANQVYIIDFGLAKRYRDPTTNRHIPYREKKNLTGTARYASCNTHLGIEQSRRDDLEALGYVLLYFLRGSLPWQGLKAATKKQKYDKICDKKVSTPVEVLCKSYPVEFASYLHYCHSLTFDQRPDYGFLKRIFRDLFTREGFVFDYVFDWTIMKYQQSQRSKTNLQLHHPVSASGLTSTKELPVGLDKLQADRGTSDLRQPNGHISSLSGAVRDLSASTMAEKLTISKEPHPSSSFSLANAFKRNIPKPGEPNETGKHGHRHNSKAGPSSSWMPSSRDLSSAK; via the exons ATGGAGAGAATAATTGGAGAGAAATATAAGCTTGGGCGCAAGATCGGTGGCGGTTCGTTCGGAGTAATATATCTCG CTACTCATATCGACACGGGTGAAATTGTTGCGATTAAAATC GAAAGTAAGCAGACAAAACATCCACAATTAATGTATGAGGCGAAGTTGTATAATATTCTGCAGGGCGGAA GTGGCATTGCTAATATTAAATGGCATGGGGCAGATGGAGATGACAATGTCCTTGTCCTTGACCTTCTTGGTCCTAGCCTTGAAGATCTTTTCGTTTACTGTGGAACAAAGTTTTCTCTAAAAACAGTTCTCATGTTGGCTGACCAGATG ATTACGAGAATAGAATATGTGCATTCCAAAGGGTTTCTACATAGAGATGTCAAACCAGATAACTTCCTAATGGGTCTTGGAAGAAAAGCAAATCAG GTGTATATTATTGACTTTGGACTTGCCAAAAGATACCGCGATCCGACCACAAACCGCCACATCCCTTACAG ggaaaagaaaaatttgactGGAACTGCTCGATATGCAAGCTGTAATACTCATTTGGGCATTG AACAAAGTCGACGGGATGATTTAGAGGCTCTTGGTTATGTTCTTTTGTACTTCTTGAGAGGAAG CCTTCCATGGCAGGGTCTAAAAGCTGCTACAAAGAAGCAAAAGTATGATAAAATATGTGACAAAAAGGTGTCAACACCTGTTGAG GTTTTATGCAAGTCTTATCCTGTGGAGTTTGCATCTTATCTCCATTACTGCCACTCATTAACCTTTGATCAACGGCCTGATTATGGATTCTTGAAGCGTATATTCCGAGATTTATTTACTCGTGAAG GTTTTGTATTTGACTATGTATTTGATTGGACTATTATGAAGTATCAACAATCACAGAGGTCAAAGACGAATCTACAGCTACAT CATCCGGTGTCAGCTTCTGGGTTGACCAGCACTAAAGAATTGCCAGTGGGTTTAGATAAGCTTCAAG CAGACAGAGGAACAAGTGATCTGAGACAACCTAATGGTCACATATCTTCTCTTTCCGGAGCTGTACGCGATCTTAGTGCTAGTACTATGGCAGAGAAACTA ACTATAAGCAAGGAACCACACCCCTCATCTTCATTTTCTCTGGCTAATGCATTCAAAAGAAATATTCCAAAACCAGGAGAGCCAAATGAAACAGGAAAACATGGACATAGACACAATAGTAAAGCTGGCCCATCAAGCAGCTGGATGCCATCATCACGCGACCTTTCTTCTGCCAAGTAA
- the LOC113706853 gene encoding uncharacterized protein isoform X2 produces the protein MERIIGEKYKLGRKIGGGSFGVIYLATHIDTGEIVAIKIESKQTKHPQLMYEAKLYNILQGGSGIANIKWHGADGDDNVLVLDLLGPSLEDLFVYCGTKFSLKTVLMLADQMITRIEYVHSKGFLHRDVKPDNFLMGLGRKANQVYIIDFGLAKRYRDPTTNRHIPYREKKNLTGTARYASCNTHLGIEQSRRDDLEALGYVLLYFLRGSLPWQGLKAATKKQKYDKICDKKVSTPVEVLCKSYPVEFASYLHYCHSLTFDQRPDYGFLKRIFRDLFTREGFVFDYVFDWTIMKYQQSQRSKTNLQLHHPVSASGLTSTKELPVGLDKLQDRGTSDLRQPNGHISSLSGAVRDLSASTMAEKLTISKEPHPSSSFSLANAFKRNIPKPGEPNETGKHGHRHNSKAGPSSSWMPSSRDLSSAK, from the exons ATGGAGAGAATAATTGGAGAGAAATATAAGCTTGGGCGCAAGATCGGTGGCGGTTCGTTCGGAGTAATATATCTCG CTACTCATATCGACACGGGTGAAATTGTTGCGATTAAAATC GAAAGTAAGCAGACAAAACATCCACAATTAATGTATGAGGCGAAGTTGTATAATATTCTGCAGGGCGGAA GTGGCATTGCTAATATTAAATGGCATGGGGCAGATGGAGATGACAATGTCCTTGTCCTTGACCTTCTTGGTCCTAGCCTTGAAGATCTTTTCGTTTACTGTGGAACAAAGTTTTCTCTAAAAACAGTTCTCATGTTGGCTGACCAGATG ATTACGAGAATAGAATATGTGCATTCCAAAGGGTTTCTACATAGAGATGTCAAACCAGATAACTTCCTAATGGGTCTTGGAAGAAAAGCAAATCAG GTGTATATTATTGACTTTGGACTTGCCAAAAGATACCGCGATCCGACCACAAACCGCCACATCCCTTACAG ggaaaagaaaaatttgactGGAACTGCTCGATATGCAAGCTGTAATACTCATTTGGGCATTG AACAAAGTCGACGGGATGATTTAGAGGCTCTTGGTTATGTTCTTTTGTACTTCTTGAGAGGAAG CCTTCCATGGCAGGGTCTAAAAGCTGCTACAAAGAAGCAAAAGTATGATAAAATATGTGACAAAAAGGTGTCAACACCTGTTGAG GTTTTATGCAAGTCTTATCCTGTGGAGTTTGCATCTTATCTCCATTACTGCCACTCATTAACCTTTGATCAACGGCCTGATTATGGATTCTTGAAGCGTATATTCCGAGATTTATTTACTCGTGAAG GTTTTGTATTTGACTATGTATTTGATTGGACTATTATGAAGTATCAACAATCACAGAGGTCAAAGACGAATCTACAGCTACAT CATCCGGTGTCAGCTTCTGGGTTGACCAGCACTAAAGAATTGCCAGTGGGTTTAGATAAGCTTCAAG ACAGAGGAACAAGTGATCTGAGACAACCTAATGGTCACATATCTTCTCTTTCCGGAGCTGTACGCGATCTTAGTGCTAGTACTATGGCAGAGAAACTA ACTATAAGCAAGGAACCACACCCCTCATCTTCATTTTCTCTGGCTAATGCATTCAAAAGAAATATTCCAAAACCAGGAGAGCCAAATGAAACAGGAAAACATGGACATAGACACAATAGTAAAGCTGGCCCATCAAGCAGCTGGATGCCATCATCACGCGACCTTTCTTCTGCCAAGTAA
- the LOC113706853 gene encoding casein kinase 1-like protein 3 isoform X3 yields the protein MYEAKLYNILQGGSGIANIKWHGADGDDNVLVLDLLGPSLEDLFVYCGTKFSLKTVLMLADQMITRIEYVHSKGFLHRDVKPDNFLMGLGRKANQVYIIDFGLAKRYRDPTTNRHIPYREKKNLTGTARYASCNTHLGIEQSRRDDLEALGYVLLYFLRGSLPWQGLKAATKKQKYDKICDKKVSTPVEVLCKSYPVEFASYLHYCHSLTFDQRPDYGFLKRIFRDLFTREGFVFDYVFDWTIMKYQQSQRSKTNLQLHHPVSASGLTSTKELPVGLDKLQADRGTSDLRQPNGHISSLSGAVRDLSASTMAEKLTISKEPHPSSSFSLANAFKRNIPKPGEPNETGKHGHRHNSKAGPSSSWMPSSRDLSSAK from the exons ATGTATGAGGCGAAGTTGTATAATATTCTGCAGGGCGGAA GTGGCATTGCTAATATTAAATGGCATGGGGCAGATGGAGATGACAATGTCCTTGTCCTTGACCTTCTTGGTCCTAGCCTTGAAGATCTTTTCGTTTACTGTGGAACAAAGTTTTCTCTAAAAACAGTTCTCATGTTGGCTGACCAGATG ATTACGAGAATAGAATATGTGCATTCCAAAGGGTTTCTACATAGAGATGTCAAACCAGATAACTTCCTAATGGGTCTTGGAAGAAAAGCAAATCAG GTGTATATTATTGACTTTGGACTTGCCAAAAGATACCGCGATCCGACCACAAACCGCCACATCCCTTACAG ggaaaagaaaaatttgactGGAACTGCTCGATATGCAAGCTGTAATACTCATTTGGGCATTG AACAAAGTCGACGGGATGATTTAGAGGCTCTTGGTTATGTTCTTTTGTACTTCTTGAGAGGAAG CCTTCCATGGCAGGGTCTAAAAGCTGCTACAAAGAAGCAAAAGTATGATAAAATATGTGACAAAAAGGTGTCAACACCTGTTGAG GTTTTATGCAAGTCTTATCCTGTGGAGTTTGCATCTTATCTCCATTACTGCCACTCATTAACCTTTGATCAACGGCCTGATTATGGATTCTTGAAGCGTATATTCCGAGATTTATTTACTCGTGAAG GTTTTGTATTTGACTATGTATTTGATTGGACTATTATGAAGTATCAACAATCACAGAGGTCAAAGACGAATCTACAGCTACAT CATCCGGTGTCAGCTTCTGGGTTGACCAGCACTAAAGAATTGCCAGTGGGTTTAGATAAGCTTCAAG CAGACAGAGGAACAAGTGATCTGAGACAACCTAATGGTCACATATCTTCTCTTTCCGGAGCTGTACGCGATCTTAGTGCTAGTACTATGGCAGAGAAACTA ACTATAAGCAAGGAACCACACCCCTCATCTTCATTTTCTCTGGCTAATGCATTCAAAAGAAATATTCCAAAACCAGGAGAGCCAAATGAAACAGGAAAACATGGACATAGACACAATAGTAAAGCTGGCCCATCAAGCAGCTGGATGCCATCATCACGCGACCTTTCTTCTGCCAAGTAA
- the LOC140013622 gene encoding uncharacterized protein isoform X2, whose amino-acid sequence MICSCCEVTFLESCTRLLIYFLSFNLGTEVLQSLKSCKMGLRFWYVINITPVKLLLLNAEYIASKDFIQGWKVLYLVFTDNKIKGKGFSWRPTNREPKVLLSW is encoded by the exons ATGATTTGCTCCTGTTGTGAAGTCACATTTCTTGAATCCTGTACAAGATTGCTAATTTATTTCTTAAG TTTTAACCTAGGTACCGAAGTTCTTCAGAGTTTGAAATCATGTAAGATGGGATTGAG ATTTTGGTATGTGATCAATATAACACCTGTGAAGCTGCTGCTTCTGAATGCCGAATATATAGCTTCTAAGGACTTCATTCAAGGATGGAAAGTTTTATACTTGGTGTTTACAG ATAACAAGATTAAAGGTAAAGGATTTTCATGGCGCCCAACCAATCGTGAACCCAAGGTTTTGCTTTCCTGGTAA
- the LOC140013622 gene encoding uncharacterized protein isoform X1 codes for MICSCCEVTFLESCTRLLIYFLSFNLGTEVLQSLKSCKMGLRFWYVINITPVKLLLLNAEYIASKDFIQGWKVLYLVFTGILASYGKDGLELASSCTENNNVMILS; via the exons ATGATTTGCTCCTGTTGTGAAGTCACATTTCTTGAATCCTGTACAAGATTGCTAATTTATTTCTTAAG TTTTAACCTAGGTACCGAAGTTCTTCAGAGTTTGAAATCATGTAAGATGGGATTGAG ATTTTGGTATGTGATCAATATAACACCTGTGAAGCTGCTGCTTCTGAATGCCGAATATATAGCTTCTAAGGACTTCATTCAAGGATGGAAAGTTTTATACTTGGTGTTTACAG GGATCTTGGCTTCATATGGAAAGGATGGATTAGAATTGGCGTCATCTTGCACAGAGAATAATAATGTGATGATCTTGAGCTGA